Genomic segment of Candoia aspera isolate rCanAsp1 chromosome 2, rCanAsp1.hap2, whole genome shotgun sequence:
ggtcctgcccccTGGAGCAACAGAGAATAAGCCCATTCCTTCTTCCGTGTGACACCCTTCAGAGATTTGAAGACTGCTGTCCTGTCTCTCCTTGGTCATCTTTTCTGGAAGTTAAACATCTCCAGATCCTTTAACTATTCCTATTatttggtttccagacccttcaccatcttTGCAGTCCTCCTCAGAACTTGGACCAATTTGTCACTATCTCTTCTGATGAGGCGGGCTTTTGGGGAGCTACGCTCAGTGCcacccacggggggggggggtcaaaattGTCAATATGGCAGACACAGCGTTGcaatgcaaccccccccccccgaatgtgTGCAAAATTTGATGCAGGCAGAGAGGCGTGCATTGAAATGCTCTGTCTGCCATCTTTGCCCATTTTGACCCCTCCCCGTGGGATGATGCTGGACACACTGGAAGGTTGGGGTGGGGCCTCCTGGGTATCCCATCTTTCACTCTCTGACCCATAGGCTGCCATAAATAGGCGTTCCATTTCAGAGCAGCTGTGGCCACTTACTTGATGCAGCTTGGTAGCCCTTCCTCCATTTTTCTGCAAACACAAACAAAAAGTTAGATCCAAACCTTTTTAACCCTCTAGGAAGGGACATGGAAGTTAATTTTTTATCCaagtctttcccctccctccctccctcccaacaaacttatacactgcccatctcaccatacaagagactctgggcggcttacaaataaaagactTATACAGTTTTAGGATTAGCCTTTAATTCAGTGGCACCTTACCTAGCTTGCAAAGATACCAGATGACCCTCCAGAGGGCAGCCAAGAGGTACATACACATTTTCTTCTATTGCATACAAATCTAATCCTGCTATCTAGTGGAAACACTGAATTTTGCAGCCTAAATATGGTAGGCCTAGTTTAATTCTGAAAGCCAGATTaggatagtggttaaggtaccaggctagaaaatgggagcctatgagttctagtcctgccttaggcacgaagccagctgggtgaccttgggccagcccctctctctcagccctaggaagcaggcaatggcaaactacttctgaaaatcttaccaagaaaactgcaggggctattCCAGACTGTCGCCAGGAATCAGTgctgatttgaaggcaccccccacccacaagtttaattttaactttaggCTTATAATGATGAACTGGTTGTAGACTTTTATGTACCCCATACATGGATTTTTTGTAAGCTATCATAATAATGATACAAtataatgatataataataatataatataataatatgatataatataatattaatataattataatataattataatcacTACAAATCAAGAGACAGTAAACCAGTAACCACCTAGTTCAACGGGTGACCAAATGCCCAGCAGACCAAGAACCATCAATCCAACACTCAGCAGAACCAGAAGCTTTGAAGGCCAAGAGATTGGGAGCATGCCTTCACCTGGAGAGGCCAGGGGGCTCAAAGGATGGGGGACAACTACCGAAAAGGTGGGCCTTGCTTACATCTTGTAGGGTAGGGGCTCTCAGGAGCCCATCACTTCAAGTTTGTGCTGGGTGGGCCGGGTCTGGACAGGGGAGATGGTCCTGGAGGTACTGGGATGCCTTTTGGATCCCGAAGCAGCTTTGGCAACTGACACATTCTTCGGGGTCCCAAAGCGAACTTGTAACCACCAGGCTGCAGATGAGCTGCCACCACTGAGTGGTGTAGGAAGCTCTGAAGGAGACAGAACTGGGGTGCCTCTTGCTTGCCCCTTTGCATCTGGAGACTTCCAGGACTGATCCAAGGGCAGATTCCATTACCGTGCCTGGTGGGGACCGCTCTGCTCAGAGATCCACGTTTGGGAAGTGAGGGTTGGATGCTATGACAATGCCGTTTTGGCCCTGCCCAGTACAAGAGAAGTGTTTGCCtcagagagggggagggaggctgAAGCTGCCACAAAGAGCCTTCTACCAACCAGAAGAAATCTCAATTTACTCACTGGTGTAGAATATGATCCCAACTGCCATCAGGGTAGCCACCGCCAGAGCGCCTAGGACACCGCCCACAAGGGCCCCTATTGCAGGTGAAACTAGGAAAAGAACACAACGGGAGAAGTGGTTACGGGCAAGGATGCAGGAGAGTCACCAAATTAGCCAAGCAAATGAAAGCAATGCTGGAAAATTAGCCCCAAAGTGTCAGATAACCTTTCCCTCTTGGAGCTGAATAAAAGGTTGTGCCCAATTTCCTTTGTGTACAGTTTTGTCTGGCATTTCAGCAACTGCCGGAAACTGAAAGTGATTCTTTCGAAACAAGATTCTCACGGAGTTTTCTTTAGCAAGGTTTATTGAGATGAAAAGAGTTATGAGCGTTCCAGGAACTGAACTGGTTCCCACTTAGAACTGATCTCTCCCCATGTGCGTCACGGCGGAGACCGtctgattttctttctcacaAGTAGAAGCAGTTTAGAACGgttgttagaaagaaaatcagacaGTCTTCGCCGTGACGCACATGGGGAGAGGTGGGTTCTAAGTGGGAACCAGTTCAGTTCCTGGAACGCTGGTAGCTTCTTTCATCTCCGTAAGGAAAACTCTgagaattgcacttggaaaataGTCATTCTTGGTTAGAGGTACCTGCCACATTGCCTGGCAAAATAAAACCCTGGTTCCAAAAATTTCAGATCTGCTCTCTCTGCTATCTCGAGCCACATGCTCTGGAGCCACCaggcaggagaaaagaaacagGCCAAAAGAGGTTGTTGTTGTCTCTAGTCTGCTTGCAGTTAGTATCTGTGGGGGGAACCCCAAGAACAATACCCCACAAAAAAGGCTGAAAATGCACTCCCTGGCATCCACGTGCCCTGCCCCCCCACTGCAACCACTCACCAGGCTCCTCCCAGGCGAAATCCTGGGGGTCCTGAAGGCTGTCATGCTCCACGTGACACTTGTAATGCTCCCTGCCCTTGGGGTCGATCTCGATGCTGAGCCAGGTGTGGTAGGTCCCGTCAGAGTTGGGGGTGATCCCGCCCCGGAGGGTCTCCTGCTCCAAGATTTCCCCATCCTTCCTCCAAGTGACATCAACCTCTTTGGGGTAGAAGCCGTGGAGTCGGCAGATGAGGGTCTCAAGCCCGTTGTAGCTCCCTTTCCGGGTGACCTTGACCACCGGGGGCTCTGCCAAAACAGAAATATTCTTGGTAATCGGCTGAATGACTGCTTTAGACTCAGGAGGCGGGCTCTGTAGATGCAGCGGGACTCCAGATCCCATCCAGCTGAACCAGCATGGCCAACAATGGAGGATGATGAGCATTGCAGTCCAACACTTTTGCCTACTGTTGCTGAGTATCATAAGCAGGATTGGACCGTTCCTGGCCATCCGCTCTGGTCTGCCCTGGGCAGGAGGCCCCAATAACCTCACTATTGTGGTCCTTAAGCCTTCCTTCCttaaaaagtaaaggtttcccttgacgtaaagtccagtcgtgtccgactctagggggcggtgctcatctccgtttctaagccttggagccggcattgtccgtaaggacccgtccgtggtcatgtggccggcatgacgacacggaatgccgttaccttcccgccgaagcggtacctattgatctactcacatttgcatgttttcaaactgctaggtgagcaggagctgggactagcaacgggagctcaccccgccgcgcggtttcgaaccgccgaccttccgatcggcagctcagcggtttaacccgcagcgccaccgcgtcccttccttCCTTAGTCCATGTGTTTTCAGCTAAGAACCTCAAATCCTAAAGTGCACAGAATACAAAGTTGGTGGGATCTTAGTGGTCATCGAATCCAACCGCCTCATTAATGCCAGATCCACTAGAGCACCTCTGAGAGGGGACCTTCCTGAAGGCCTCTAGCAAGGGAGAACCCACCACTTCACgcggcagcctgttccactggctgaccaCTCGTACAGTCAAGAAACTCCTCTGGTGTCTAGCCTGAATCCCCTTCCTTGGGGTTCTCGCTTATTTGTGCAGCATCTTCAAATATCCAAAGGATTTCACGCTTTCCCTACAGAATTGCCATCACTggatcacagagttggaaaggatCCTTGAGACCACCTAATGCAATCCCACCCTCAGTGctggaatccaaatcaaagcatccctaaaagatggctgtctagcttttGCGTGAATACCTCTCTGGATTATTGGTCCCACTGTTGAGAGTGTTACTCCAGTCCCTTTTTAATCTGCTCTCCTTAAAGTTAAACATTCCTGTTAATTTCCAGTCTCCTGATCATCTTCATTCTTCTTCTCTGAACCTTTTCCAGTGTCTCTGAACCCTTCTGAAAATCTGGTGCCCAGGACTGGACACGGAACTGAAGTCTATTGCTGCAGTCTCAAATCACATTGGCCTTTTCTGCAGCCACATCACCCTGCTGGCTCAGATGTCATTTGCAACCAACTGCGACTCTGAAAACCCTCCCACAACTTATCCCAAAAGTGAACAACCCCTCCTAGACCTGTGTATTTGATTCCATTTCCTAAGTCTTCACACACACCCTGTAAGAGAGGTCGGTGTCTCCCCTGCCCATCATACTGCAGGAAACAAGATTGTTCCTTAGTGAAAGGAATTTTGCAGAGGAGAATGTTACACAAAGAGCTGAACTGGAAACTCAGTCCTTCAGGCATGGTGGGACACCACCACCATCTATTCAACTTCTGGACCAACCCCTCTGTCCAGGAATCCATGAAATGTGGTTGGGAAGAACTTTTCACTGACCCCCTTGAGTCACAAGAGGACacagaggtcatccagtccaacccgcTATCTAGCAAGATTTGCTAAGTAATAGTGTGATCCTAAGATCTTACCCCCATACCCCACACCCCATCACCTTTTCTGAGTAGGGTCTCCTTGCTGTAATTCAGGTATTTCTGTAGCCACTCAATGCAGTctccttccaggaaattctttCGTCCCTGGGTCCAGACCGGGTCGGCCTCCCACTTCCTCTTGGTCACCTGGGCCCGCCAGTCAGCCGCTGTCCAGGTGAGGGTCTCTTTATCCAGGCTGAGAAAGTCTGTTCCATCATAGCCAAACTGGGAA
This window contains:
- the LOC134491992 gene encoding major histocompatibility complex class I-related gene protein-like, yielding MTPRPVLLLEAAALLLGAGIAAASSHVLRYFFTGVSEPGQGLPRFVIVGYLDDQQFVQYDSNSRRDLPRGPWIQKVEEADPQYWDWQTQLSRSWELYFRLSLWNRFNHTPGFHTWQWMHGCELRQDGHKAGSSQFGYDGTDFLSLDKETLTWTAADWRAQVTKRKWEADPVWTQGRKNFLEGDCIEWLQKYLNYSKETLLRKEPPVVKVTRKGSYNGLETLICRLHGFYPKEVDVTWRKDGEILEQETLRGGITPNSDGTYHTWLSIEIDPKGREHYKCHVEHDSLQDPQDFAWEEPVSPAIGALVGGVLGALAVATLMAVGIIFYTKKWRKGYQAASRNSQESVSSGNDIVE